GCCAACAAAACGGTGCCACTTAGCAAGTCGCGTTTTTGTCCACACAAACTATTGTTATTAAAACAGAGAGTTTTGATCAATGGCGAAGCCAGAATTTTAGTTTAGAAtaaacaattttctttaaacttaagccaaaaattaatgtaaaaattataaattaccaATCAAgtaaataattcaacaaaaaatattattttctaaacatataaatgtaacttacaatttattttaatggATAATTTTTGGCTTTGACCAATATTTTCACCGTACACCTCTCACTCCCtcaaaagttcaaaacaaataactaagaaattgattaaattattaaagttTAAAGAATTACTGTAACAAGAATTTGATGGCCGTAGACTTCGAAGTTTGGCAGAATCCAATTCACAACtcaatagctttttttttacaagtcaAGTAACTCTATAATTGAAATATATACtctaggttttattttctttttttcgtctAAATAGTTGACTTTCAAACCAAATAAActtaattctttattttttgaagaaattattgAGGAATTTGTAACATAATCTAAAGCGATGGAACAATTATATATGACGGGCGTTAAATCACGTACGTGTAATGTTTGTAGAAGAGCACGAATATATAAGCTAATAGCATAATTGAACTGAACATATTACATACAAGTAAGTATAGAAGTTGTAGTAGTGTAtgagtgtgtgtatatatacatatatattaaaaataaaattcggggtaattactttttgaCCTCATGAACTATAGCGTTTTGGCATTTTTTCTCATAAACTATCAACTATGACATGTGACCCCaccaaactaccatcttatgacaaaaaaccTCATTCCGTCAGTTAAAGAGTGAGGTTAAAATTGACAGTCAatggtcatgtgcaagtcatgtgccattttaaaatttttttcttccacttttgccctcattttaaattgtttttatgtgttggattagggtttaggagggtataaacgtcattttttGGGTctaaagtgagggcaaaagtagaagaaaaaaaaatttaaaatggcataTGACTTGCACATGAGCGTTGACCTTCAATTTTAACCATTTTAACTGACGGAATGatgctttttgtcataagatggtagtttgatggggtatgtaaggtgtcatagttggtagttcatgggtgAAAAGTACTAAGGCATTGTAGTTCATGAagacaaaaggtaattacctcATAaaattccttatatatatatataaaataaaattcctcagcatttattatttaaaacactctttaaatattaattgttcACGGAACAAATTGACGAGTTACAACTTACAACCATCGTGGTTAATTCATGGAAGGACACCAATAATATTATTGGTTcaaattttaatagaaaaaataatcaatttagatTGGAGAGACATTGaagcaaattaatttaaacatgTAGCAATATTAAATGCCATGCATCTTCTGACATTTATTCTTGAACATACTTTCCATTTAGGGAAAAGGAGTCGCTAGCTATTGGTTTATGCCTAGCATATTTACTTTCATAGAAGCATAGTAGGATATTAAATTATACTTGTTTTATATAGGAAATATTAAATGCTATTGTATGATACAATTAATAATTTCCTCAACAGAAAGAATCAAACTATGATCTCTAAGTCTCAAACTCtaattttatcatcttttttttttctttgtttttttttttttttcctgtataAGAACCCTTAGTCAGTAATTGGTGGATCGGCCCGGCAAGGATATGTGAAAGGTGTTCTTCTACTTAATTAAGCTTGAGAGCTCACCTATGTAGCTTTGTTCGCTTGCTCAGGCACCAAAGCGCATCTTACAAtctccttattattatttagagAGTTGCTTCTATGGGGTTATGCCCTCCAACAAGAGATTGACACTTCAGTTTAGTACAagttaagaaaagaaaacaaacacatccaTATATGTAAGgtgagatttattttttttaatagatttagATGCGATCATGTGCATTTGTTTACTTTTCTTAAGTTGTACTAAGCTGATGTGTCAATATATCATTGGAAGGtactaaaaaaacaataaatttgtATCATAACCACATCCAAGTTATTCTTTATCATTTAAAACACGAGATCCATAACCTTAATTAGTACAAGAAAGGTACGATTGTGTTGTAAAGTCAAAGACATAGAGGGCTTATCTTGTTACAATTATTACATTTCCTGCTTAAGAACATGCAGTATCTTCACAAGAGATATCATTCCATGCACGGAAGATATCAGATCGGCCGGCTTCTGTCCCCCATTAATACCGTGCatccctcttttctctctcaaacccTAGAACCAACTCTTTTGAAGCTCCACAATGACGACGTCGTCGCCCTCTCGAGAAGATATCTCAGCCAAAGAAAACAACGAGATCATGCAAGGAGTTGTACAGGAAACTCCCCCCACTGGGCCACCCATTCTTGCACTCAATCTGTTTGATTGTTTGCAGGAGGCGGCGGTAACCATTCGGCCACCGCCGCCGGAGAAGCGGTCTTTCTCTTGCAAGTACTGCAACAAGAAGTTTTCCAATTCACAAGCGCTTGGAGGCCATCAAAACGCCCACAAGCACGAGCGAGCCGCAAAGAAGAAggataaattaatatatatttctcctGCAGGTTTTGAACATATAGATCATACGTCGTCGTTCCCGTATCCGGTTTTGGCTGCAAATCCTCTGCATGGATCTGTGAGCAAAACTCTAGGAGTTCAGGGGCACTCGATGATTCATAAGCCGAACTATAACGGTTGTCCACGTGGTAGACTCGGGTACGGGTATCAAGGTTACTGGCAAACCCAGGCTAATATTTATCAAGCACAATGCTTAGCGGCAAGGATTCATGAGCGTTTACCGTTGAATGTGAATACTTCAAATGGTGGCATGTCTCTAATTATGGGACCTTTTCCTAACGCGATTTCCAGTGAAATTTATCGTCAGAGTAGTACTTCTTCGCAATGCGAAACTTCTGGAGCTCTTGACTTGTCGCTCAAgctttaatgtgtttttttttttttttttggcattataATTCGGtagttttagtgatttttttttctttattagaaTTGGTACTTTAATTTCTCCATTTTCTTATTATGGGTTTGTAAATTGATTAAGTTTcataaattttggtttttatttgaatttggtAATTAGCTACAAATGTTCTCAAAGAATTTAAtttagttcattttttttttcttttttttttttatttagatttgGTAATTAGCTACTAATGTTCTCATggaatttaatttagttcattcttttttctttttctttttttaacattacAATTAGGTTGATTACTATAGTTTAAAGATAGTTTAAGAGtttagttattcttttttttctttattagaattggttttcagaaattttggtttgtatttgaatttggtAATTAGCTACTAATAAAGTGTTCTCATggaatttaatttagttcaTTGTCTCTCCTATGTCACTTTATCACAAGAGAACACAAGAGCAAGGTACTGCATAATGATTTTTCATATATTACACTTACTCTCACTTCTTTAAGCTCACTTTCCCACATTGGTATTGCATAATGATTTTTCATAAGTGTAATATATTACACTTATTCTTCTCTTTTAAAACTATCATTAAAtatgagatgaatttttattggattttaatctaattgtagttttaaaagccacctataaGTATGAAAAATTTGATATAAGTGAAAGTACGTGTATTATtaccttggttttttttttttttttttgtccaaccATTTTTGAGGTAACTACCGCGGTCGACAAAAACATGTTAAATGTCATTTTTACTGATAAAAATGTTGTTTAAcgtcattttgttttttctctaaGAGCCTGTTGGAGATTGCGTTTGATAAAtcgagtttttaagttaaaatacgttttttttgcaaaagttttatttttaatcttttgtcaaaaaatgtattttggtctttttaggctttttgaacccttaaaaccgatttcaatttttttttactaaacgagtactttttttcaaacaaactttttgagtgttaaacgcacttttaagctcctcacacacacacccaaacaggccctaagttGACTccattatagattttttttttaaaaaaaaaaaatacgataAAGTCTCCCTCTATTTTTAGCCATTTTAACTTAAGATCTTAGTTTCTAAATAGAAAAATTTGAG
Above is a genomic segment from Corylus avellana chromosome ca9, CavTom2PMs-1.0 containing:
- the LOC132162271 gene encoding zinc finger protein 1-like; translated protein: MTTSSPSREDISAKENNEIMQGVVQETPPTGPPILALNLFDCLQEAAVTIRPPPPEKRSFSCKYCNKKFSNSQALGGHQNAHKHERAAKKKDKLIYISPAGFEHIDHTSSFPYPVLAANPLHGSVSKTLGVQGHSMIHKPNYNGCPRGRLGYGYQGYWQTQANIYQAQCLAARIHERLPLNVNTSNGGMSLIMGPFPNAISSEIYRQSSTSSQCETSGALDLSLKL